The nucleotide window ATAAAAGGCACTGCTTTTACCGAACAAAATATCCAATGCGGTTTTGCCAATAATTTCCTGACGCAAAAGTTCAAAGCCTTCCGCCTTTTTTATCCCTTTAAAGCCAATCATATACAAAGGAAAGCCTACTGCAAGCTTTTGCTCCGTGTAAGATTTAAGCACTGCAGTTTGCTCTTCCGGATAGTGCTTTACAGGCGCTTTTCTCGGCTCTAATCCCGAAAGCATCTGCTCTACCTTACCTGCGATTTCATCCGCATCCAAATCCCCTGCGATAATCAGTGCCATATTCTCGGGTGCATAATACATGTTATAGCAATCGTACAGAAGCTCAGGGGTAATGCCAGAAATGCTTTCCACGCTGCCCGCAATATCCCGTCTTACGGTACAGTCCTTATACATCGCCTCCAGCAGATTCTGGTACACTCTCCAACCCGGCTCGTCTAAATACATGTTGATTTCCTGCCCGATAATGCCCTGCTCCTTTGCCACATTTTCCTTAGTAAAATAAGGCGTGCGCATCAGGTCGATTAAAATTTCAAGATTTTCTTCCAACTTGTCGGTACAGCTGAAGTTATACGCCGTACAGCCAAAGGAAGTAAAGGCGTTGGCAGACGCACCGGTTTTTGCATATTTGGAAAAGGCATCTCCCTCTTCGCTTTCAAACAGCTTATGCTCTAAAAAGTGTGCCAGACCGTCGGGGATACCGTACGTTACACCGTCTTTTTCATAAAAAACATCCACCGACCCGTAATTTGCCGCAAAATAGGCACATTTTTTGGAAAAACCGGGCTTGGGACAAATATAAATCTTAAGCCCCGACGCATGGGTATACACATATATCTTTTCGTCTAAGGCTTTATGCTCTAACAGAATCCGTTCCATTTATTCTTCTCCTTTTAAAAAGTAGACTGTATCCAAAGTCACGCTGTTTGCCGCCGCAACAATTTCTTCTTTGGTTACGGCATTTAACTGCTCAATCACATTTTCGAGTGTGTCCTCTACACCGATTGCCGAAAGATTTGCATAAAAGGTTGCAAGACCTAAGCCGGTATCTGTGATGCCGTTTAACGCATCGGTTAAATCGAGCTTTGCCGCTTTAATATCCTCGTCGGTAAAATTGCCCTTCTGCATTTCGGAAAGCTGCACCAAAATTTCGTTTTTTGCCGCCTCGTAGTTTTTGAATTCAATACCGCTCGAAACAATTAAAATGCCTTTTACATTCACAAACCGCGAGGAAGCATAATAGGCAAGGGACAGCTTTTCACGCACATTCAAAAACAGCTTTGAATAGGGCGAACTGCCAAACAATGTATCAAACAGCATCATAGAATAAAAGGCAGGGTCGGCACGCATAATGGCAGAGCGGAATCCCATGCAAAGCTTGCCCTGGGTCACAGGTGCCGATTCTTCCACATATCGCACGGAATCTGCTTTTTTCACATGCACGGGAAGATGGATTTTACGGGTGCGTTCTGCCCGGATGGGTAACACATTTTCAAG belongs to Clostridia bacterium and includes:
- a CDS encoding insulinase family protein, whose translation is MERILLEHKALDEKIYVYTHASGLKIYICPKPGFSKKCAYFAANYGSVDVFYEKDGVTYGIPDGLAHFLEHKLFESEEGDAFSKYAKTGASANAFTSFGCTAYNFSCTDKLEENLEILIDLMRTPYFTKENVAKEQGIIGQEINMYLDEPGWRVYQNLLEAMYKDCTVRRDIAGSVESISGITPELLYDCYNMYYAPENMALIIAGDLDADEIAGKVEQMLSGLEPRKAPVKHYPEEQTAVLKSYTEQKLAVGFPLYMIGFKGIKKAEGFELLRQEIIGKTALDILFGKSSAFYLDAYDEGLINENFEFDFECCPMYRHAILSGEGDQYEAVRERVLKTIASAVENGVEDTEFNRKLTLCRSGYIRRFNNVETVVHNVMESAFLGYNFFDYLKACDSVSKQDVEQFIREELAEDRCVLSVILPK